In Zingiber officinale cultivar Zhangliang chromosome 11B, Zo_v1.1, whole genome shotgun sequence, a single window of DNA contains:
- the LOC122035088 gene encoding probable 2-oxoglutarate-dependent dioxygenase AOP1 produces the protein MQGSTMASDGSHLRIPSVDFRGLSLSSPGGGSWDAAREQLMSALESFGCFEAIYDAVSEGAKDQLFHGVLPELFKLPREIKIRNEYVGLPYHGYIYQSPHAPFDSLRIEDSPSLHSVQEFTSLMWPDGNPTFSNAAWTAAKQVQELELMVVRMILQSMDVEKHYDSLAESLIHSVRFSEYGIPFDQETKVNIKAHADANMLTVVCQYEVDGLEVQARDGEWIRVVSQPNSFTVMLGEAFQAWSNGRLRAARHRLRVTGHQTRCSVVFNSRPKDEILFQAPNELIDEDHPLRFRPYKYPDYVRLRFSTEGRPNHPEDPLQAYVGVEGQLNAA, from the exons ATGCAAGGAAGTACAATGGCCTCTGATGGTAGCCACCTCCGCATTCCGAGTGTTGACTTCCGCGGGCTGTCGCTGAGCAGCCCCGGCGGCGGGAGCTGGGACGCTGCTCGTGAGCAGTTGATGTCAGCCCTGGAGTCCTTCGGCTGCTTTGAGGCCATCTACGACGCGGTGAGCGAGGGCGCCAAGGACCAACTTTTCCACGGTGTGTTGCCTGAGCTGTTCAAACTTCCAAGGGAGATCAAGATTAGGAACGAGTACGTCGGACTGCCATACCACGGTTACATCTACCAGAGTCCCCATGCGCCCTTCGATAGCTTGCGTATCGAGGACTCCCCCAGCCTCCACAGCGTCCAGGAGTTCACCTCCCTCATGTGGCCTGACGGGAATCCCACCTTCAG CAACGCTGCCTGGACAGCTGCTAAGCAAGTCCAGGAGTTGGAGCTGATGGTTGTGAGGATGATCTTGCAAAGTATGGACGTGGAAAAGCATTATGATTCTCTGGCGGAATCACTTATTCATAGCGTTCGGTTTTCAGAGTATGGAATTCCATTCGATCAAGAAACAAAGGTCAATATAAAGGCACATGCTGATGCCAACATGCTCACTGTAGTCTGCCAGTATGAAGTAGATGGCCTGGAGGTGCAGGCAAGGGATGGAGAATGGATTCGGGTGGTGTCCCAGCCAAACTCCTTCACTGTCATGCTTGGGGAAGCATTTCAG GCTTGGAGCAACGGGAGGCTGCGTGCTGCTCGTCATCGTCTGAGAGTTACTGGCCACCAAACAAGATGCTCTGTAGTTTTCAATAGTCGGCCAAAGGATGAGATCCTGTTTCAGGCACCGAATGAGCTGATAGATGAAGATCATCCTTTACGTTTTAGGCCTTACAAATATCCTGATTACGTACGCTTGCGCTTCTCGACTGAAGGTAGGCCAAATCATCCTGAAGATCCATTGCAAGCTTACGTCGGAGTTGAGGGGCAACTTAATGCTGCTTGA